From the Synechococcus sp. Nb3U1 genome, the window CGGGGCGAATTTTACGCCTGCCACGACAGCCTAGAAGCCCTGTGGATGGAGGCTATTGAACCGGAGCGGCGCTTTTATCAAGGGCTATTGCAGACGGCTGTGGCTTACTATCACTTCAACAAGGGCAACCGGCGCGGCTGCATGATCCTGCTGGGAGAAGCCAATGGCAAACTGGCGGATTATTTGCCCACCTACGCCGGATGGGATGTGCTCTCTCTCTGGCGAGCCAACCAAAATAGTCTACGGCACCTGTCGCAACTGCCTGAGGGGGCTCCCTTGCCTTGTCTGGCTATCCCTACTCTGGGTTTACTCGAAAACAAGACTGGGAACCCTTAACGCTTAGGACGCCGGGTTTTACGCTCCACCTCATTGCGCCGCCGCCGATCCCGCCAATCGATAAAAGTGATATAGCCAACACCCAAGGTCACCGCGGCCAACAGCAAAAAGACGCTGCCGTAGGCGATTTGGGTGACGAGGGGAAGCTCGGTTTCCATGTCACTCTCAAGGGGTATCCCTACTGATTACCAGATCGATTACATGATCGATTACATGCCGTTGCGGCCCCAGACTACGAGGGCAATCGAGAGAACGAAGAAGGAGGGAATCGCAATCCAGCCGAGGGTGATGATGTCCATGGGTTAGCTGAGCACAAGTACAAAGTGGTCTTAAGGTGATCTCATTGTACGGGATGGGATCCCTTGCCGATCACGTCAGAGGGATGGAGTCCTTTGTGCATCGACGAGCACCTTTCAGCGGCTCCGGCTGGCTAAAGTGGGGGTAGGCCAAAAACTCCAGAGCTGAACGAGGTGGGCTCCCGATGGTACTGGAAATGTTGCCGCTGATCGCCGCTGTCATTATTGCTGCCTTTCTGCTGTTTTTTTGGGTCCGGGTGATTCGAGATGCCATCTGGACGACGGTAGGGATCGTGATCATCCTGGCGGTGCTGTTTGTGGTCTTCAATATCGGCCCACGGCAGGTGCTCCAGGAGTTACGGGATCCCTTTGCTTTTCTAGAACGGGTGTGGGATGTGATCATCGGCTGGTTTAAAGCCCTCTTCCGGACGGTATCATAAGGCCAGCTTTCACGACCTTGCCCATGCCCTCTGACCCCGAATGGCTCGCCCCTAGTCCGCCAATGGATCCCGAAGGAGAAGACCCTGGGCCGGAAGAGGGGATCCCGATTCCTGAAGATATTCAGATTCAGGTGGTGGATTTGGGGGAGCGTCGCCGCCAGCTTCAGGGCAGCGTCCACATTCCTGTCGAGCGAGAACGCATTTGGCAGGTTCTGACCGATTACAACCGTCTGGCAGAATTTATTCCCAATTTGGTGGAA encodes:
- a CDS encoding DUF309 domain-containing protein; translation: MMEPSPDQQDREDVALRLAAEQFNRGEFYACHDSLEALWMEAIEPERRFYQGLLQTAVAYYHFNKGNRRGCMILLGEANGKLADYLPTYAGWDVLSLWRANQNSLRHLSQLPEGAPLPCLAIPTLGLLENKTGNP
- a CDS encoding cytochrome b6-f complex subunit PetN; its protein translation is MDIITLGWIAIPSFFVLSIALVVWGRNGM